One segment of Belonocnema kinseyi isolate 2016_QV_RU_SX_M_011 chromosome 7, B_treatae_v1, whole genome shotgun sequence DNA contains the following:
- the LOC117176114 gene encoding NEDD4 family-interacting protein 1-like, with translation MDSNNRYNSENDSPGETSPRKDVSPLTVADPDPANGASNMILNQSNTTTDTPTNPTTAQMAEEDTISPPKPDFSAPPPYELATKLPSYEDVQREKTLQGETTPHIHPQIHMPAGIRPPQQPLTILAIDTDGVDGDALSESRMLGTDFMFFTAFLVAFLFNWIGFLLLMCFCHTVASRYGALSGFGLSLTKWTLIVKHSTDLASRENSWLWWLIMAFGVLICVRAIIQYLNIKRGWRLLSGSPQEHFLFFY, from the exons ATGGATAGTAACAATCGTTACAACTCG GAGAACGACAGTCCGGGTGAGACTTCTCCTCGCAAGGACGTTTCTCCACTGACTGTAGCTGACCCTGACCCTGCTAATGGTGCTTCAAATATGATACTTAATCAGTCTAACACAACCACTGACACCCCTACGAATCCTACGACAGCACAAATG gcAGAGGAAGACACAATATCACCGCCCAAACCCGATTTTTCTGCGCCACCTCCGTACGAACTAGCTACAAAATTACCCAGCTATGAGGACGTTCAGCGTGAGAAAACACTACAGGGAGAAACCACCCCTCACATACATCCTCAAATTCATATG ccTGCTGGAATTAGACCGCCACAGCAACCATTAACAATTCTAGCTATTGACACTGATGGCGTGGACGGTGATGCATTGTCAGAGAGCCGAATGCTCGGTACAGATTTTATGTTTTTCACGGCTTTTTTGG TTGCCTTTCTGTTTAACTGGATTGGTTTCTTGCTTCTGATGTGCTTCTGCCACACAGTTGCCTCTCGGTATGGAGCACTATCAGGCTTCGGACTTTCGTTGACAAAATGGACTCTGATTGTTAAACATTCCACCGATTTAGCTTCTCGCGAGAATTCCTGGCTTTGGTGGCTTATCATGGCATTCG GAGTTCTAATCTGTGTCCGTGCCATCATCCAATATTTGAATATCAAGCGAGGCTGGAGGCTTCTCTCTGGTAGTCCCCAAGAgcatttcctatttttttattga